From one Shewanella sp. GD04112 genomic stretch:
- the yacG gene encoding DNA gyrase inhibitor YacG has product MPLTVNCPICKTPVEWVPQSEFKPFCSERCKMIDLGDWASEKHAIPVKSEFDLDALDELGYDEESFFKE; this is encoded by the coding sequence ATGCCGTTAACCGTCAACTGTCCAATTTGCAAAACCCCAGTAGAATGGGTTCCTCAATCGGAATTCAAACCTTTTTGTAGCGAGCGCTGCAAGATGATTGACCTCGGCGATTGGGCCTCCGAAAAACATGCTATTCCAGTCAAATCTGAGTTTGACCTCGACGCATTAGATGAACTCGGTTACGACGAAGAAAGCTTTTTCAAAGAGTAA
- the pilB gene encoding type IV-A pilus assembly ATPase PilB, with amino-acid sequence MPTTGLHLGLSTLFIRKGLLNEEQIASAIAKSRQSKQALVSTLVQTKLISARSIAELCYEEYGTPLLDLAEFDISAIPEEFINKKLIEKHRCLPLFKRGNRLYIATSDPTNIAALEEFQFSAGLHAEAILVEEDKLARALEKVLEEDITGLDLGGMDEAALAGIEITDTDKRPEENTGDGSDDAPIVIYINKILTDAIRKGASDLHFEPYEKRYRIRFRIDGILHEVSEPPISLAGRLSARLKVMSKLDIAERRVPQDGRIKMKLSRTKSIDFRVSTLPTLWGEKIVMRILDSSSAQLGIEKLGYEPDQEKLYLEMLAKPQGMILVTGPTGSGKTVSLYTGLNILNTAERNISTAEDPVEINLEGVNQVHINLKAGLTFASALRSFLRQDPDVVMVGEIRDLETAEIAIKAAQTGHLVLSTLHTNSAAETLTRLINMGVPGYNIASSVNLIIAQRLARRLCPECKEAEHIPEHELQRLGFTEQQITQGFTTYKPVGCEHCSGGYKGRVGIYEVMKMSDEIARTIMEGGNSLQIAEQAKAQGMRDLRQSGLLKVIQGVTSVAEVNRVTSF; translated from the coding sequence ATGCCAACCACAGGTCTTCATCTAGGTTTATCCACTCTTTTTATTCGTAAAGGTCTGCTGAATGAAGAGCAGATAGCTAGCGCTATCGCTAAATCTAGACAATCTAAACAAGCCTTAGTTTCGACCTTAGTTCAAACCAAGCTAATTTCTGCCCGCAGCATTGCCGAGCTGTGTTATGAGGAATATGGCACCCCGCTGCTCGATTTAGCTGAATTTGATATCAGTGCCATCCCCGAAGAATTTATTAATAAAAAACTCATAGAAAAACATCGCTGCTTGCCCCTGTTTAAACGCGGTAATCGCCTCTATATAGCCACCTCAGATCCAACCAATATTGCCGCCCTCGAAGAGTTTCAATTTAGTGCAGGACTGCATGCCGAAGCTATTCTGGTTGAAGAAGATAAGCTCGCTAGAGCCCTTGAAAAGGTATTAGAAGAAGATATCACTGGTTTAGATCTAGGCGGTATGGACGAAGCTGCTTTAGCGGGTATTGAGATTACCGATACCGATAAGCGCCCAGAGGAGAATACTGGTGATGGCAGTGATGATGCGCCTATTGTTATTTACATTAATAAGATCCTTACAGACGCCATTCGTAAAGGGGCTTCTGACTTGCATTTTGAGCCCTATGAAAAACGCTATCGTATCCGTTTTCGTATCGACGGTATTTTGCATGAAGTCTCCGAACCGCCCATTAGCCTAGCAGGGCGTCTTTCTGCTCGTTTAAAAGTAATGTCGAAACTCGATATTGCCGAGCGCCGCGTCCCTCAGGATGGGCGGATTAAAATGAAACTATCCCGCACTAAGTCAATCGACTTTCGGGTAAGTACATTACCGACGCTTTGGGGCGAAAAAATCGTAATGCGGATATTAGACTCCTCTTCCGCACAGCTCGGCATTGAAAAACTAGGATATGAGCCCGACCAAGAAAAGCTCTACCTTGAGATGCTGGCAAAACCCCAAGGAATGATTTTGGTAACAGGCCCAACAGGCTCAGGTAAAACCGTTTCACTCTATACGGGCTTAAATATCCTCAATACTGCCGAGCGTAATATCTCTACCGCCGAAGACCCGGTTGAAATTAACCTTGAAGGTGTAAACCAAGTTCATATTAATTTAAAAGCAGGTTTAACCTTTGCTTCAGCGCTACGTTCCTTTTTGCGTCAAGACCCTGATGTCGTTATGGTAGGGGAAATCCGCGACCTTGAGACCGCCGAAATTGCCATTAAAGCTGCACAAACTGGCCACTTAGTATTATCAACCTTACACACAAACTCGGCGGCGGAAACCTTAACCCGTTTAATAAATATGGGTGTACCCGGCTATAATATCGCCAGCTCTGTTAATCTTATTATTGCTCAACGACTTGCTCGGCGACTTTGCCCTGAATGTAAGGAGGCAGAGCATATTCCCGAGCATGAATTACAGCGTCTAGGGTTTACTGAACAGCAAATAACCCAGGGCTTTACCACTTACAAGCCTGTGGGCTGTGAGCATTGTTCTGGCGGGTATAAAGGACGGGTCGGTATTTACGAAGTGATGAAAATGTCCGATGAAATCGCCCGCACTATTATGGAAGGCGGCAATTCATTACAAATTGCCGAGCAAGCCAAAGCACAGGGGATGCGTGACCTTCGTCAATCAGGCCTACTTAAAGTTATCCAAGGGGTTACCAGTGTTGCCGAAGTAAACCGAGTCACCAGTTTTTAA
- a CDS encoding pilin produces MKAMNKGLNKQAQGFTLIELMIVVAIIGILAAIALPAYKTYTQRAKFSEVVLAATPAKTAVDVCYQTGGGCEQLDESSTNWAAAPSVASVDIDAALMDDPSDTVNTPPNQIPNPAGPYTITVTSEPTFGDGTQSYTYILTGTPANNSITWAASGSCKVAGLC; encoded by the coding sequence ATGAAAGCAATGAATAAAGGTTTAAACAAGCAAGCTCAGGGTTTCACCTTGATCGAGTTAATGATTGTAGTTGCCATTATCGGTATTTTGGCTGCAATCGCATTACCTGCCTACAAAACATATACTCAACGAGCAAAATTTAGCGAGGTAGTACTTGCAGCTACTCCCGCTAAAACAGCTGTTGATGTTTGCTATCAGACGGGCGGTGGCTGTGAACAGTTAGATGAATCTTCAACTAATTGGGCTGCGGCACCTTCAGTTGCAAGTGTAGATATTGATGCTGCTTTGATGGATGATCCATCCGATACTGTAAACACTCCACCCAACCAAATCCCAAATCCTGCTGGGCCTTATACTATCACTGTTACTTCTGAGCCAACGTTTGGTGACGGCACCCAATCATACACTTATATCCTTACAGGTACTCCTGCTAACAATTCAATCACTTGGGCTGCCTCAGGTAGTTGCAAAGTTGCTGGTCTTTGTTAA
- a CDS encoding A24 family peptidase, protein MSDFISLLSHSLAQSPWLFIALSFVFAATIGSFLNVVIHRFPVMMKREWQLECNQYLQEYHADVVEQIGIEKLNKPIDTYPEKYNLVVPGSACPKCKTAIKPWHNLPIVGWLMLRGKCAACDAPISSRYPIIELITGLLVATLAWHFGPSWQFVFAAILTFVLIALTSIDLDEMLLPDQMTLPLLWLGLLINLNQTFTTPTDAVIGAAAGYLSLWSVFWLFKLLTGKEGMGYGDFKLLAVFGAWLGWQMLPLVILLSSLVGALVGITLIVLKRNQLANPIPFGPYIAAAGWIALIWGQPIVDWYLSTL, encoded by the coding sequence ATGTCAGACTTTATTTCTCTTTTAAGCCACTCTCTAGCTCAGAGCCCTTGGCTGTTTATTGCATTAAGTTTTGTGTTTGCCGCCACTATTGGCAGCTTCTTAAATGTCGTCATTCACCGCTTTCCGGTGATGATGAAGCGCGAATGGCAACTGGAGTGCAATCAATATCTACAGGAATATCATGCAGATGTAGTAGAGCAGATTGGTATCGAAAAGCTCAATAAGCCAATAGATACTTACCCTGAAAAATACAATCTAGTGGTACCAGGTTCTGCCTGCCCTAAATGTAAGACCGCAATCAAACCTTGGCATAATTTGCCGATTGTGGGCTGGTTAATGCTCAGGGGAAAATGCGCCGCCTGCGATGCACCAATCTCCTCACGTTATCCGATTATTGAGTTAATAACAGGGTTACTCGTTGCAACACTCGCTTGGCATTTTGGTCCTAGCTGGCAATTTGTGTTTGCTGCGATATTAACCTTCGTATTGATTGCATTAACGAGTATCGATCTGGATGAGATGCTACTGCCAGACCAGATGACCCTTCCACTCCTATGGCTAGGATTACTCATTAACCTCAACCAGACCTTTACCACTCCAACCGATGCTGTTATCGGTGCAGCAGCGGGCTATTTGAGTCTCTGGTCGGTGTTTTGGCTGTTTAAGCTACTCACTGGTAAGGAAGGTATGGGCTATGGCGACTTTAAACTGCTCGCCGTATTTGGCGCATGGCTAGGCTGGCAAATGCTCCCCCTAGTTATTTTACTGTCTTCTTTAGTTGGCGCCCTTGTCGGCATCACGCTCATCGTGCTCAAACGTAATCAGCTCGCAAACCCAATCCCCTTTGGGCCTTATATTGCTGCCGCTGGTTGGATAGCCCTAATATGGGGACAACCTATAGTCGATTGGTATCTAAGTACGCTATAG
- the coaE gene encoding dephospho-CoA kinase (Dephospho-CoA kinase (CoaE) performs the final step in coenzyme A biosynthesis.), whose amino-acid sequence MSKFVVGLTGGIGSGKTTVANLFAEEGVDLVDADIVAREVVAKDSKGLEAIIAHFGTEVLTEAGELDRAQLRQRVFSDEQQRQWLNQLLHPMIRQEMLSQVENATSDYVIMVVPLLFENGLDRLVNRTLVVDISPELQISRTVKRDNVDATQVNNIINSQCSRSDKLARADDVIDNQGEISTLKQEVQALHQRYLQLSGNHDAHD is encoded by the coding sequence ATGTCCAAGTTTGTTGTAGGTCTAACGGGTGGCATTGGTAGCGGAAAAACTACCGTTGCCAATTTATTTGCCGAAGAAGGTGTCGATTTAGTCGATGCCGATATCGTGGCTCGCGAAGTAGTAGCAAAAGACTCAAAAGGGCTCGAAGCCATTATCGCTCACTTCGGCACTGAAGTATTAACTGAAGCAGGTGAGCTTGACCGGGCACAACTGCGGCAGCGGGTATTTAGCGATGAACAACAGCGCCAATGGTTGAATCAGTTGCTCCACCCTATGATCCGCCAAGAAATGTTGTCACAAGTCGAAAATGCGACCTCTGACTATGTAATTATGGTTGTACCCTTGCTATTTGAGAACGGGTTAGATAGGTTAGTCAATCGGACTTTAGTGGTGGATATTTCGCCGGAGTTGCAAATCAGTCGTACCGTAAAACGCGATAATGTCGATGCTACTCAGGTAAATAACATCATTAATAGCCAATGTAGTCGCAGTGACAAGCTCGCCAGAGCAGACGACGTAATTGATAATCAGGGAGAGATATCAACACTAAAGCAAGAGGTGCAAGCATTGCACCAGCGCTATTTACAATTATCCGGTAATCACGACGCCCATGACTGA
- the zapD gene encoding cell division protein ZapD has product MTDLVYEQPLNEKIRSYLRLEYLNKQLGNNLNHDHQHRCFYPLFSLCELSERCDYRNEVLKDIERNLLQLSKWQELEHVDSEQIEFYIQALMQAREPLQRPERCGSQLKQDRFLSALRQRFGMPGACCNFDLPQLHFWLAKPWEERQQDYQAWISHFDPLLTPIMLLLQLTRSTAHFDNATAHAGFYQGDSAQALSLVRVKVDAAQGCYPTISGHRNRYAIHFVQFDQQRHSDRSIEFLLATCA; this is encoded by the coding sequence ATGACTGACTTAGTTTATGAACAGCCTTTAAATGAGAAAATCCGTAGCTACTTGCGGCTCGAATATCTCAATAAACAGCTCGGTAATAATCTAAATCACGACCACCAGCATAGATGTTTCTACCCTCTTTTCTCCCTGTGCGAATTATCGGAGCGTTGCGACTATCGCAATGAAGTCCTTAAAGATATCGAACGCAATCTGCTACAACTAAGCAAATGGCAAGAGCTCGAGCATGTCGATAGCGAACAGATTGAGTTTTACATTCAAGCATTAATGCAAGCCAGAGAGCCACTACAGCGTCCCGAGCGCTGCGGCAGCCAACTCAAACAAGACCGTTTTTTATCGGCTCTGCGACAGCGTTTTGGTATGCCGGGCGCCTGCTGTAACTTCGACCTTCCCCAGCTGCATTTTTGGCTCGCCAAACCTTGGGAAGAAAGACAACAAGATTACCAAGCTTGGATCAGCCATTTTGATCCCCTTCTCACTCCCATCATGCTCTTGCTTCAGTTAACTCGCAGTACCGCCCATTTCGATAACGCCACCGCCCATGCCGGTTTTTACCAAGGTGATAGTGCTCAAGCGCTCTCGTTAGTGCGAGTAAAAGTCGATGCCGCCCAAGGCTGCTACCCCACCATCAGTGGTCATCGCAATCGCTACGCCATCCACTTTGTCCAATTCGACCAGCAGCGTCACTCCGACCGCAGCATCGAATTCCTACTAGCGACCTGTGCCTGA
- a CDS encoding type II secretion system F family protein, whose translation MATATTVKKPRAKKNEQKSQPKIYTFEWKGLNRDGKKTGGELKGASVAEVKSQLKLQGVNPKVVRKKASPLFARNPDIKPMDIAMVTRQIATMLAAGVPLVTTIEMLGRGHEKQKMRELLGTILSEVQSGIPLSDSLRPHRRYFDDLYVDLVAAGEHSGSLDAVFDRIATYREKAEALKSKIKKAMFYPAAVVVVAILVTTLLLLFVVPQFEDIFKSFGAELPAFTQFIIGISRFLQSSWYIFLAAIIISIWSFIRAHRNSQMFRDRIDELVLKIPVIGEILHKAAMARFSRTLATTFAAGVPLIDGMESAAGASGNAVYRSALLKVRQEVMAGMQMNVAMRTTGLFPDMLIQMVMIGEESGSLDNMLNKVANIYEMQVDDAVDGLSSLIEPIMMVVIGTLVGGLIVGMYLPIFQMGNVVG comes from the coding sequence ATGGCGACGGCAACGACAGTAAAAAAGCCTCGTGCCAAAAAGAACGAGCAAAAAAGCCAACCTAAGATCTATACCTTTGAATGGAAAGGCTTAAACCGCGACGGTAAAAAAACCGGTGGCGAATTAAAAGGCGCCAGTGTCGCCGAGGTCAAAAGCCAACTAAAACTCCAAGGGGTTAATCCTAAAGTTGTCCGCAAAAAGGCATCTCCTCTTTTCGCTCGAAATCCCGATATCAAACCTATGGATATCGCCATGGTGACCCGCCAAATTGCAACTATGCTGGCAGCAGGTGTCCCCTTAGTTACCACTATAGAAATGCTCGGTCGTGGCCATGAAAAGCAAAAAATGCGCGAGCTACTCGGTACTATATTGTCAGAAGTACAATCGGGTATTCCATTGTCAGACTCACTACGCCCCCATAGACGCTATTTCGATGATCTCTATGTCGACTTAGTCGCAGCAGGTGAACACTCAGGCTCCCTCGATGCAGTGTTCGACCGAATTGCAACCTATAGAGAGAAAGCCGAAGCCTTAAAATCCAAAATTAAAAAAGCAATGTTTTATCCTGCTGCCGTTGTAGTGGTGGCAATATTAGTGACAACACTATTACTACTATTCGTTGTCCCCCAATTCGAAGATATTTTTAAAAGCTTTGGTGCCGAACTCCCCGCTTTTACCCAATTCATTATTGGTATTTCACGCTTTTTACAGAGCTCTTGGTATATTTTCTTAGCTGCTATCATTATTAGTATTTGGTCATTTATTCGTGCCCACCGCAATTCGCAAATGTTTAGGGACCGAATAGACGAGCTTGTGCTTAAAATTCCCGTTATCGGCGAGATATTACATAAAGCGGCCATGGCACGATTTTCCCGTACCTTAGCCACTACCTTTGCGGCAGGGGTGCCTTTAATTGATGGTATGGAATCAGCGGCTGGAGCCTCTGGCAACGCGGTTTATCGATCGGCACTATTGAAAGTACGCCAAGAAGTCATGGCGGGGATGCAAATGAATGTCGCCATGCGCACTACAGGGCTTTTCCCCGATATGCTGATCCAAATGGTGATGATTGGTGAAGAATCTGGCTCACTCGATAATATGCTCAATAAAGTAGCTAATATTTATGAGATGCAGGTTGATGATGCCGTGGATGGCTTATCAAGCCTTATCGAGCCCATTATGATGGTCGTAATCGGCACCTTAGTCGGAGGTTTAATTGTCGGCATGTACCTACCAATTTTCCAAATGGGTAACGTTGTGGGTTAA
- a CDS encoding thioredoxin family protein, producing MHNNVKALLATTALFFSCQVLANGGCGFEEQQQGLIATCSEEKQEVILTGVVEAQHLVKDLNEFAEGYKSYQVDTASLAPLKNIAEPTEIVVIIGTWCPDCHRETPRFIRIMEEVANPNIKVTYIGVDRSKQDPEGLAAKYEFKRIPTFIVLQQGKEIGRIVERPTVSLEKDLVEILN from the coding sequence ATGCACAATAACGTTAAAGCATTACTCGCCACAACCGCGTTATTTTTTAGTTGCCAAGTACTAGCAAATGGCGGCTGTGGCTTTGAAGAGCAACAACAGGGCTTGATTGCCACCTGCAGCGAGGAGAAACAAGAAGTGATTTTAACCGGTGTAGTTGAAGCGCAACATTTAGTAAAAGATCTCAATGAGTTTGCTGAGGGCTACAAGAGCTATCAGGTGGATACCGCATCCTTAGCCCCTCTTAAAAATATCGCTGAGCCAACCGAAATCGTGGTCATCATCGGCACTTGGTGCCCAGACTGCCATCGCGAAACACCACGCTTTATTCGCATTATGGAAGAAGTGGCTAACCCCAATATCAAAGTGACTTATATTGGGGTTGATCGCAGCAAACAAGATCCTGAAGGACTGGCGGCAAAATACGAATTTAAACGTATTCCTACCTTTATCGTGCTACAACAGGGTAAAGAAATTGGCCGTATCGTTGAACGTCCAACCGTCTCGCTCGAAAAAGATTTAGTCGAGATTTTAAACTAA
- the mutT gene encoding 8-oxo-dGTP diphosphatase MutT — MTKRIHVAVGIILNPNGQILLAKRPEHLHQGGKWEFPGGKVEQGETVTQALIRELKEEVALIVSASEPFMALSYDYPDKQVLLDIHTVSEFTGEAQGLEGQQIAWVNKHELSHYDFPEANKPILSKLLAQTE; from the coding sequence ATGACAAAACGCATTCATGTTGCCGTCGGCATTATCCTCAACCCTAACGGGCAAATCCTACTCGCTAAGCGCCCCGAGCATTTACATCAAGGCGGTAAGTGGGAATTTCCAGGAGGCAAAGTCGAACAGGGCGAAACCGTCACCCAAGCCTTAATTCGTGAGCTAAAAGAGGAAGTCGCGCTAATCGTCAGCGCAAGCGAGCCTTTTATGGCGCTAAGCTACGATTATCCCGATAAACAAGTGTTACTCGATATTCACACTGTCAGTGAATTTACGGGAGAGGCGCAAGGGCTTGAAGGGCAACAGATTGCTTGGGTCAATAAACATGAGCTAAGCCATTACGACTTCCCAGAAGCCAATAAACCGATCCTTAGTAAATTATTAGCCCAAACCGAGTAA
- the nadC gene encoding carboxylating nicotinate-nucleotide diphosphorylase → MLENDIRHAVKTALNEDLGGTEINEHSKAIAYGDITAQLIPADKYAEATLITREEGVFCGKAWAEQVFNQLGGEVALHWHVDDGDLVLPNQVLCELSGPARTILTGERTAMNFIQTLSGVATLTKHYVDKLAGTHTRLLDTRKTIPGLRTAQKYAVTCGGGKNHRIGLFDAFLIKENHIMACGGIRQAVDAARSLHPNKPVEVEVESLEELALALDSGTDIIMLDNFDITMMVEAVELNNQYKAKGSGAKLEVSGNVTLDTLAEFAKTGVDYISVGALTKHVRALDLSLRLKS, encoded by the coding sequence ATGCTAGAGAACGATATTCGTCACGCCGTAAAAACTGCCCTCAATGAAGACCTTGGTGGAACCGAGATCAACGAGCACAGCAAAGCCATTGCCTACGGCGATATTACTGCCCAACTTATTCCTGCTGATAAATATGCCGAAGCGACCTTAATCACCCGCGAAGAAGGAGTTTTTTGCGGAAAAGCTTGGGCCGAACAAGTCTTCAATCAATTAGGTGGCGAAGTCGCACTGCACTGGCATGTTGATGATGGCGATCTCGTGCTACCAAACCAAGTGTTATGTGAACTATCAGGCCCAGCCCGCACTATCCTTACGGGCGAGCGCACTGCAATGAACTTTATTCAGACCTTGTCAGGAGTGGCAACGCTGACAAAACATTATGTGGATAAGTTAGCGGGCACTCACACACGCTTACTCGATACTCGCAAAACCATCCCAGGACTTCGCACGGCTCAAAAATACGCGGTCACCTGTGGAGGCGGTAAAAACCATCGAATTGGTTTGTTTGATGCCTTCTTAATTAAAGAAAATCACATTATGGCCTGCGGTGGCATTCGCCAAGCGGTGGATGCTGCGCGCAGCTTACATCCGAATAAACCCGTAGAAGTTGAAGTCGAATCCCTAGAAGAGCTCGCACTAGCGCTTGATTCAGGCACAGATATCATCATGTTAGATAACTTTGACATCACAATGATGGTTGAAGCCGTCGAACTCAATAATCAATACAAGGCTAAAGGCAGCGGTGCCAAGCTGGAAGTCTCGGGCAATGTCACCTTAGATACCTTGGCAGAATTTGCCAAAACTGGGGTTGACTATATCTCCGTCGGCGCACTCACAAAGCACGTTCGCGCCCTCGATCTCTCACTCAGACTCAAGTCTTAG
- a CDS encoding exopolyphosphatase has product MPTPAYAAITLGSNSFNMLIAKTKGGQPHIIAKYKRKVRLAEGIGEDGHLTAEVMQRGLDCLAMFAQMLALHKIHPNHVAVIATATLRCIHNADEFNQKAIPLLGHPIEIISGMREAELIYQGMVATTCGQGRRLVIDIGGASTEFIIGDGHQVQFKTSLPMGSVTFNRRFFNNAPLQELDFDDAKQEVLDVLGEHRQRLKDLGWHCVVGASGAVQSVVEVLMHRKQSEVITLAVLNQLKAEILAEEHASLMGIIGLSAERAPTFAAGVAILLALFEFLGIEQLALSGGALREGVLVMLAQRILEEAI; this is encoded by the coding sequence ATGCCAACACCCGCTTATGCCGCCATTACTTTAGGCTCTAATAGCTTTAATATGCTGATCGCTAAGACAAAAGGCGGTCAGCCACACATTATTGCTAAATACAAACGTAAAGTAAGGTTAGCCGAAGGCATTGGCGAAGATGGTCATCTAACCGCAGAAGTGATGCAGCGTGGCCTAGATTGTCTAGCAATGTTTGCCCAAATGTTAGCGCTGCATAAAATCCATCCTAATCATGTCGCTGTAATTGCCACCGCGACACTGCGTTGTATCCATAATGCCGATGAGTTTAATCAGAAGGCGATTCCGCTTTTGGGTCATCCGATTGAGATTATCTCAGGTATGCGTGAGGCCGAGCTGATTTATCAAGGTATGGTGGCGACCACTTGCGGCCAAGGTCGACGTTTAGTGATCGATATTGGTGGCGCCAGTACCGAGTTTATTATCGGTGATGGTCACCAAGTTCAGTTTAAGACCAGTTTGCCTATGGGCAGCGTGACCTTTAACCGTCGCTTCTTTAACAACGCTCCGTTGCAAGAGCTCGATTTTGACGATGCCAAGCAGGAAGTGTTGGACGTCTTAGGTGAACATAGGCAAAGGTTAAAAGACTTAGGATGGCACTGTGTGGTGGGGGCTTCTGGCGCGGTGCAATCTGTGGTTGAAGTCTTAATGCACCGTAAGCAGTCTGAAGTCATTACCTTAGCTGTGCTGAATCAGCTTAAAGCGGAAATCCTTGCCGAAGAACATGCCAGCCTTATGGGGATTATCGGCCTTAGTGCCGAGCGCGCACCGACATTTGCTGCTGGAGTGGCGATTTTACTCGCGCTCTTTGAATTCTTGGGGATTGAGCAGTTGGCGCTATCAGGCGGCGCACTGCGTGAGGGCGTGTTAGTGATGCTAGCACAGCGAATTTTAGAAGAAGCGATTTAA
- the rhlB gene encoding ATP-dependent RNA helicase RhlB: MSQTHLSNQKFADLPLHPEVKQALAENGFEFCTPIQALSLPVLLQSKDIAGQAQTGTGKTMAFLVATFNHLLSTPVPENRQLNQPRAIIMAPTRELAIQIAKDAILLAKHSHLKVGIVYGGESYDVQRKTLDQGVDILIGTTGRIIDYVRQGIINLGGIQAVVLDEADRMFDLGFIKDIRFLFRRMPSADQRLNMLFSATLSMKVQELAYDHMNDPVKVEIAPEEKTSKNIKEEIFYPSQEDKMRLLLTLIEEDWPEKAIVFSNTKHSCENLWSWLEGDGHRVGLLTGDVPQKKRIRILEQFTQGQLDILVATDVAARGLHISDVSHVYNYDLPDDCEDYVHRIGRTGRAGNKGVSVSFACEEYALNLPAIETYINHSIPVSNYDRDALLEDIPPPVKIHRKHPAGARNLRERSGAGRPQGAHRSGGRPPRHDRTRRQP, translated from the coding sequence ATGAGCCAAACACATTTATCTAATCAAAAATTTGCCGACCTTCCTCTGCATCCAGAGGTTAAACAGGCACTTGCCGAAAACGGCTTTGAATTTTGTACGCCGATCCAGGCGTTATCATTACCCGTATTACTTCAATCAAAAGATATCGCTGGCCAAGCCCAAACGGGCACGGGTAAGACAATGGCGTTTTTGGTTGCCACATTTAACCATTTATTGTCGACGCCTGTTCCTGAAAACCGTCAGCTAAATCAGCCGCGCGCCATCATTATGGCTCCAACCCGTGAGCTGGCGATTCAAATCGCGAAAGACGCTATTCTTCTAGCTAAACACAGCCACTTAAAAGTTGGCATTGTCTATGGCGGTGAAAGCTATGATGTACAGCGCAAGACGCTCGATCAAGGCGTCGATATTCTGATTGGTACGACTGGGCGCATCATTGATTATGTTCGTCAAGGGATTATCAATCTCGGTGGCATTCAAGCGGTGGTGCTAGATGAAGCCGATCGTATGTTCGACCTTGGTTTTATCAAGGATATTCGTTTCCTGTTCCGACGTATGCCCAGTGCCGATCAGCGTCTGAATATGCTGTTTTCGGCGACGCTTTCGATGAAAGTGCAGGAACTCGCCTACGATCATATGAATGATCCTGTGAAAGTCGAAATCGCCCCCGAAGAAAAAACCTCCAAGAACATCAAAGAAGAAATTTTCTATCCTTCCCAAGAAGACAAAATGCGTTTGCTGCTGACGCTGATTGAAGAAGATTGGCCAGAGAAGGCCATTGTTTTTTCAAACACTAAGCACAGCTGTGAAAACCTATGGTCTTGGCTTGAAGGGGATGGACATCGCGTTGGTTTGCTGACGGGCGATGTGCCGCAGAAGAAGCGTATTCGCATTCTCGAGCAATTTACCCAAGGCCAATTAGATATTCTGGTCGCGACCGACGTTGCCGCGCGCGGACTGCATATTTCCGATGTTTCCCACGTCTACAATTATGATTTACCTGATGATTGTGAAGATTACGTCCACCGTATTGGTCGTACTGGGCGTGCGGGTAACAAAGGTGTATCGGTCAGTTTTGCCTGTGAAGAATATGCCCTGAATTTGCCTGCGATTGAAACCTACATCAATCACTCTATTCCTGTGAGCAATTATGACCGTGATGCCTTGCTGGAAGATATTCCGCCGCCGGTCAAAATTCATCGCAAGCATCCTGCGGGAGCACGCAATTTACGTGAACGCTCAGGTGCAGGGCGACCACAAGGTGCCCATCGTAGTGGTGGACGTCCACCTCGCCATGACAGGACGCGTAGACAGCCTTAA